Below is a genomic region from Prochlorococcus marinus str. MIT 0918.
TCCTTTAAGCAGGCCTTCAGGTATAAGACTATTTGTGATTGATGTACTTAAAACTTCCCTGAAAAGATCTCTAGACTTTAGGCTAAGAAAATTTCCATCATTAGCTAATTTCAAAGCTTTTACGAGGTTTTGAACTGTTGTTTTGTTAGTACCTTTTGAATCAGGCAAGAGACTGTTTATTTTTGTTTGATTAAGTTTGAGTTTGTCTAGTTTATTCCTTAATTTTCTTATTCCTCCTAATCTTTCTATTAGAAGATTAGTTGCTGTATTATCACTAACTCTTATCATCTCTGTTGCAACTTTGAACAATGGAAATTCTTTTCCTATAGGTTCATATCTCATCCATCCTGAACCTTCAGCAATTATATCTGGTGTAATCGTTAACTTTTCATCCCATTGCAACTTCCCTTTATCTATCATTTCTAGGCACAATAATAAAATGTATATATTTATAGTACTTCCACTAGGAAGTATTTTATTTGGATTTAAAGTTAAGGACTGACCATTTTCTAGTAAAACATAACCACTTATTTCTATATCTCTATTGGCAGAATCTATTTTATCCCACTCTTTTTTAACTTCATCTATATTATAGTATTTTATATTTAAATTCTTAAGAGATTTATTACTTATATTTGTTATGGAATCTACCTTTTTAGTTTGTTTATTGATCGGCACATTTTTCAGTGCTGTTCCTACTAAAACTCCTATAGTTATTCCTGACAAACAAAGTTGGAAGATTATCTTTGGAAGCTTGTTGGATTGTTTTTTATACAAATTGTTGCGATAATTTTTCAAATAACCTCCTTTTGATTAAGGGTTTACTTGGTTTTTTTGTGAAACCATCTTAATTGCCTTAAAATTCCTCTGATTAAGGCAATCTCATCTGATCTTACTTCGCCTCTTTGAAGTAACACTTGTATCTTTGACATTCTTGATTTAGCAGTATGTTTGTGTAGAAAACCTATTTCTAGTAAGAGTTTTTTTGCATCCTCAATAAAGTTATTTAATTCTATTGCTGGGGCATATTCAATTAGAGAATCATTTTCTAAGAAAGAAAATTCATTTTTAGAAGTGTATAAATTATTGAGAATAATTGCTACTGCATGTGAGAGGTTAAGAGATGGATAGTCTTTTGATGTTTGTATTGAAATGACTTTCTGTGCCAATAGAAGTTCAGTATTTGAAAGTCCTCTGTCTTCTCTTCCAAAAACCAAAGCAATTGGTTTGTTTGTAGATTTTTTAAGAATCCACTCTAAAACATGTTTGGAAGAATTTAGAGGGATACTTTTCCCATGATCAATACGACCACAAGTAGCAATGATGTGACCACAATCTTCTACTGCATCTATTAATTCTTTATATATTTTTGCATTCTCAAGAAATGATTTGCCATGCATGGCCATCTTTAATGAATCGGGACTTAATGGATCACAACGTGGAGAAACTAGTCTTAATTCATTAACATCAAAATTCTTACAAAGTCTGGCTATGCTCCCTAAGTTAATTTCTCCTATTGGCTCTACTAAGATTATTTTGACGTCAATCTTTCTTTTATCCACAATTAGTTCTCTAACGAATGGAGATAAGTAAGTAGGTCTGACATGGATTGAGGGTCCATTTCAAAACTAGGCATTGGAGGGGTGAGACCTTTTATTACTTGAATAATTATCTTCTTATCATTTAGCTCTTTAGTTACATTATGTAGATCAGGTCCAACAAGTCCTTGTGCTGAGATCCCATGACAACCTACACAATTCATTCGGAATAAATTGT
It encodes:
- a CDS encoding serine hydrolase — translated: MSGITIGVLVGTALKNVPINKQTKKVDSITNISNKSLKNLNIKYYNIDEVKKEWDKIDSANRDIEISGYVLLENGQSLTLNPNKILPSGSTINIYILLLCLEMIDKGKLQWDEKLTITPDIIAEGSGWMRYEPIGKEFPLFKVATEMIRVSDNTATNLLIERLGGIRKLRNKLDKLKLNQTKINSLLPDSKGTNKTTVQNLVKALKLANDGNFLSLKSRDLFREVLSTSITNSLIPEGLLKGLNLEQREIDYTLLKKGFRVFNKTGILGLSFADAAIIQMPNASNIFAGFIVQTPVNDPKASRIIQKLAASITNLSKKD
- a CDS encoding RNA methyltransferase; its protein translation is MDKRKIDVKIILVEPIGEINLGSIARLCKNFDVNELRLVSPRCDPLSPDSLKMAMHGKSFLENAKIYKELIDAVEDCGHIIATCGRIDHGKSIPLNSSKHVLEWILKKSTNKPIALVFGREDRGLSNTELLLAQKVISIQTSKDYPSLNLSHAVAIILNNLYTSKNEFSFLENDSLIEYAPAIELNNFIEDAKKLLLEIGFLHKHTAKSRMSKIQVLLQRGEVRSDEIALIRGILRQLRWFHKKTK
- a CDS encoding c-type cytochrome, with translation MKITSSIGAVKEEKSQKGFKFLLIISVISCIMIISLLVWGAPEDPYIEKALSLTGSINKGNNLFRMNCVGCHGISAQGLVGPDLHNVTKELNDKKIIIQVIKGLTPPMPSFEMDPQSMSDLLTYLHSLEN